In the bacterium genome, one interval contains:
- a CDS encoding multiheme c-type cytochrome yields the protein MKRVMSMMLAGIGLIISSFSFAYDGEINREEIYGKEIIQTPVKKEMKGRAVNYEEDLLDFMKLRTERFVKPDVCGECHPEIYKQWKGSMHSKAFVDPIWRAATKLFYSAARTPGEILEMKTCVKCHTPLGFRANLIQSPADDYDELSDLPAQGIFCNWCHNINEAVHIGDAGYALTPDTGEVYSSVMLGPRKDPREESPPRDPKLKTHPSEYSEFYTKSEFCGLCHNVSHIENKLPIEQTFDEWQKGPYNTKDAANAANCQDCHMRQKAGIPATGSTFRPDNPGKAAENGPYRDHVWTHYFAGGNSVVPKLLGSDIHSSLAIERLTNAAKLEIIMDGNYEKGRLAQIKVKVINSGAGHYLPTGMTTIRQMWLDIRITGGDGTAIFRSGAADNNGELEKDTVIFNTVLGDKNGNPVINLAQAVKVLYDHRIPPKEHVIENYSFLIPEKTVSPLKIEAVLKYRTISPAVLKKLLNEKADDFNIPVIDMASLSGKIDLF from the coding sequence ATGAAAAGAGTTATGTCCATGATGCTCGCGGGAATAGGCCTGATTATTTCATCCTTTAGTTTCGCGTATGACGGAGAAATAAACAGGGAAGAAATTTACGGGAAGGAAATAATACAAACGCCGGTAAAAAAAGAAATGAAGGGAAGGGCTGTCAATTATGAAGAAGATTTGCTTGATTTTATGAAACTAAGGACAGAAAGGTTTGTCAAGCCGGATGTATGCGGAGAATGCCATCCCGAGATATACAAGCAGTGGAAAGGGTCGATGCACAGCAAGGCCTTTGTTGATCCTATATGGCGCGCGGCCACTAAACTATTCTATAGCGCGGCAAGGACGCCGGGAGAAATTCTTGAAATGAAGACATGCGTGAAATGCCACACGCCCCTCGGGTTCAGGGCCAATCTAATCCAATCCCCGGCGGACGATTATGATGAATTGTCAGACCTGCCCGCCCAGGGCATTTTTTGCAACTGGTGCCATAATATAAATGAGGCTGTGCATATCGGGGATGCCGGGTATGCTTTAACGCCGGACACAGGTGAAGTTTATTCTTCCGTCATGCTTGGGCCCCGCAAAGACCCCAGAGAGGAAAGTCCACCCAGAGACCCTAAATTGAAAACGCACCCTTCGGAATATTCGGAGTTTTACACGAAATCCGAATTCTGCGGGCTATGCCATAATGTGTCTCATATAGAAAATAAACTCCCGATTGAACAAACTTTTGATGAGTGGCAGAAGGGCCCGTATAACACGAAAGATGCTGCTAATGCCGCTAATTGCCAGGATTGCCATATGAGGCAAAAAGCGGGAATTCCTGCCACGGGAAGCACGTTCAGGCCGGATAATCCCGGTAAAGCCGCGGAGAACGGTCCTTACAGAGACCATGTATGGACACATTATTTTGCGGGGGGGAATTCAGTGGTACCAAAGCTCCTGGGGAGCGATATCCATTCTTCCCTGGCCATTGAGAGGCTTACAAACGCGGCAAAATTGGAAATAATAATGGACGGCAATTATGAAAAAGGCAGATTGGCGCAGATAAAAGTAAAAGTTATCAATTCAGGCGCGGGGCATTATTTACCTACAGGCATGACAACAATCAGGCAAATGTGGCTGGATATCAGAATTACAGGCGGGGACGGGACCGCAATTTTCAGGTCCGGCGCGGCGGACAATAACGGGGAACTTGAAAAGGACACAGTTATATTCAATACTGTGCTTGGGGATAAAAATGGAAACCCGGTTATTAATCTGGCGCAGGCTGTTAAAGTCCTTTATGACCACAGGATACCCCCGAAAGAACATGTTATTGAAAATTACAGTTTTTTAATTCCTGAAAAAACAGTTTCACCGCTCAAGATTGAAGCTGTTTTAAAATACCGGACCATATCCCCGGCCGTATTGAAAAAACTTTTGAATGAAAAGGCGGATGATTTCAATATCCCGGTCATTGATATGGCAAGTTTATCAGGTAAAATAGATTTATTTTGA
- a CDS encoding thiamine pyrophosphate-dependent enzyme produces the protein MTGKDLNTYAVNTWCPGCGNFAILNAIRQVLKSLTEEGLPFENIVLVSGIGCHAKIVDYINVNSFYSIHGRVSPAAEGIKIANPALKVIGFAGDGDAYGEGLEHLVFAAKRNIDITMIIHNNRVYGLTTGQYTPTSPLGFKGKSTPRGTKELPLNPLELILSSGATFIGRGYSSHLELLKKVLKEAITHKGFSLVDVLQVCVTFFNMYEYYNKTVYELKGHDTDDYNRALEKIREWDYNSGAPIGLGIFYRKDAPVFEENFSKIMPQKEEERDSKIREMLKDFL, from the coding sequence ATGACAGGGAAAGATTTAAATACTTACGCGGTAAATACATGGTGCCCGGGGTGCGGAAATTTCGCGATACTTAATGCAATACGGCAGGTTTTGAAATCATTAACGGAAGAAGGACTGCCTTTTGAAAACATTGTCCTTGTTTCGGGCATAGGCTGTCACGCGAAGATAGTGGATTATATCAATGTGAACAGTTTTTATTCCATACACGGCAGGGTGTCGCCCGCCGCTGAAGGAATAAAAATAGCCAATCCCGCTTTAAAGGTGATAGGTTTCGCCGGTGACGGCGACGCGTACGGGGAGGGTCTGGAACATCTGGTTTTCGCGGCGAAAAGAAACATCGATATTACCATGATTATTCATAACAACCGCGTGTATGGACTTACGACAGGCCAATACACTCCAACATCGCCGCTGGGTTTTAAAGGTAAATCCACCCCCCGCGGGACAAAGGAACTTCCTTTAAACCCGCTTGAACTCATCCTTTCAAGCGGCGCCACGTTTATTGGAAGGGGCTACTCGTCACATCTGGAACTTCTGAAAAAAGTATTAAAGGAAGCCATAACGCATAAGGGATTTTCGCTGGTTGACGTTTTGCAGGTTTGTGTGACATTTTTTAATATGTATGAGTATTATAATAAAACTGTATATGAGTTAAAAGGCCATGATACGGATGATTATAATCGCGCCCTGGAGAAAATCAGGGAATGGGATTACAACAGCGGCGCGCCGATAGGGCTTGGGATATTTTACAGGAAGGACGCCCCGGTGTTTGAGGAAAATTTTTCAAAAATTATGCCGCAAAAGGAAGAAGAAAGGGACAGTAAGATAAGAGAAATGCTGAAAGATTTTTTGTGA